In the genome of Luteitalea pratensis, the window CGCCTGCTGCCGAGGTGCTGGACCGGTTCGAAGGGGCCGATTTCATTCGCGAGAAGGTCCTGTTCTCCACGACGCCGCAGTTCCGCGTGCCCGCGTACGTGCACATCCCGAAGCGACTGACCGGGCCGGCGCCGGCCATCGTCGACCTCCACTCGCACGGTGGAATGTTCCTGTTCGGCAAGGAGAAGGTCATCGACTTCGGGCGCAACCATCCGGCGATGACCACCTACCACACCGGCAACTACGAGAGCCGGCCCACCGCGACGGCCCTGGTCAAGCGCGGCTACGTCGTGATCACCATCGACGCATTCATGTTCGGCGAACGCCGCGTGCTGATGGACGGCGACTTGTCAGCGGGCTGGGAGCGCGCGGCCTACACCGTCGACGATGTGCAACGTCTCAACCAGGTGTGCCGGGCGAAGGAGTCGACGCTGGCCAAGACGCTGACCGTTCTCGGCATCAGCTGGCCCGGGATCGTCGCGTGGGACGACATGCGGACGGTGGACTACCTGCTCACCAGGCCGGAGGTGGATCCTGCACGCGTGGGGTGCGTCGGCGTGTCGTTCGGCGGCTGGCGGTCACTGTTCCTCTCCGCGCTCGATCCGCGCATCCGCGCGGGCTGCATCGTCGGCTTCATGTCCACGATCCGGTCGATGTTGCGGCGGCATGTCGATACGCACTCGTGGGTCCACTTCGTGCCAGGCCTGCACCGGCACCTCGATCTGCCCGATGTCGTGAGCCTGAACGCGCCGCGGCCGCTGCTCGTGCAGCAGTGCCGTCGCGACGGGCTGTTTCCGCTCGAGGGGATGGAGGCGGCGGTGAAGACGGTGGCGGAGGCCTATGCGAAGGCAGGCATCGCAGAGCGCTTCACGAGCCGGTTCTACGACGTCCCGCACCAGTTCAACGTGCAGATGCAGGAGGATGCCTTCGCGTGGTTCGACACGCAGTTGCGTCGCGACTGATCGAGTCGGACGCCCTACCGCCCTCCTACGGCTGGCGCTGCCCGGCCGGGCCGGTCGTCGCGGGCGCTGCCGACGGCGCGGTGTCGGAGATGCGTCGGCTCCGCTCGGGTGTGTCGCTGCCGTCGCCGTAATAGAGGAGCGTCGCGTCCTTGCCGTCTGCGCTGACGTCGAAGCGAACGAACGTCAGGCTGTTCTCGAGAAAGAACTCGGTAGCGGATGCGGCTTTGATCTCCACCTTCGGCCGGCCTCCGCGCTGCAGATAGATCCTGGAGCCCTCGACTGTCACTGTACGCCGTACGTCGCGCGCGTCGTTGCTGTACGTGCCGACGTACCGTGCCAGGACGGATGACTCGACGGTGATCGCCGTGCGCTCCGGAAAGGGCTTGCCGATGGCCATGGCGGCGAGCCGCCGGGCAAGGTAGCCCGGTGCCACCCTGGGGTTGTCGCTGTTGCACAAAACGACGACGTAGACGTGTTCCTGCGGCAGGCGCAACGCGTACGTCGAGAAGCCGGGGATTCCGCCCCCATGCTCGATGGCCTGTTGCCCGCGCATGTCGCCCACCTGGAAGCCGTAGCCGTACCGGGTGGAGGAGCCGTCTTTCAGCAGGTACGGCGTCCACATCCGTGCCAGTGACTCCGCTTTCACCACGCGATCGGTGTAGAGCGCCGCATCCCAGCGGGCGAGGTCGTCGAGGGTCGAGACCAGCGAGCCGGCTGCGTAAGGCTGCGTCATGCTGAGGAACTGGCTGTTCTTCACGACGCCGTCATCGCGCGTGTAGCCTTGCGCACGGCCGCGGATGATTGGCTCGTTGCTGCCGTAGAAAGTGCGCGTCATGCCGAGTGGCGTGAAGATCCGCGTGGTGAGGAACTGCTCGTAGGTGGTGCCCGCCGCCTTCTCGATGATCGCGCCGAGCAGCACGTACGCGGAGTTGTTGTACGCGTAACGAGTCCCGGGGGCGAACTGCATCGGCTCCTTCTTGAACGCATCGACGAGATCCAGGACCGCCATGTCGGCCCGGATGCGACCCGGGAACCAGCCGGGAATGTCGGTGTAGCTCTGGATGCCCGAGGTGTGGGTGAGCAGGTGCTCCACCGTGATCACGTGTCCCTGGGTCGGATAGCCCGGAACGTATTTCTCGACCGGATCCGTCAGCGAGACCTTGCCCTCCTCGACCAGCATCATGATCGCCGCGGCCGTGAACTGCTTGGTGATCGACCCGAGCCGGAAAATGGTGTCGGGCTGCAGCGGCACGCCGAGTTCCATGCTGGCCATGCCGATGGCCTTGCGGAAGAGCACCTTGCCATCCTTGACCACCAGGACCGCCCCACCCGGCTGATCGGGCACGAAGGCGGCAGTGACGACGGCATCCAGTTCCGCCGCGGCGGGCTGCGCGAACGCCGGTGCGGCGGGCAGTGAGACCAGCAGGGCAGCCAGCGAGCAGGTGGTGGCCAGGGCGTGCAGCAATCGAGTCATCGCGTCTCCGGACCATGCCGACGGGCGTCGCAGGCAGGGCCGCTGGCTCTACCTACGTCGACCGTCCGGCACTGGTTCAGTTGACACCCTGCGTGGGCGCCGAAGGTGGCCGAGCCAGGCCCTCCGTTCCGGGCCTACTCGAATCGATGCCCCGTGGCCGTCGAGCAGCCCGAACGGTACAGTGTGCCGTCGGTCCGGTAGAACGCGTTGGTGCCTGCTGACGACAAGGTGTCACGGTCGAGCAACTCGGCAGACTGCTCGACCGTCTGCCATCCCGCTTCCTGGAAGCCGGGCACCGTCGTGAAGTTGATCAGCGCCGTGAACTTCTGGCTGAAGGTCTGCCCCGCCTCGTGGCGCCACTTCCCATGTCCAGGGCTGCGCTGCCCCGGCGCGAACCCGGTGCCGCCAGCGGTCTCGCTCATCGTGCCCCCCGCGTGAAACGTCACGAGCCCCGTGATTGGCGTGACGCCGGGCACCGGCGCGCCGGTCGCGCAGATGATCGGCGTCACCTGGATGTACCACGTGCCCTCGATCGTTCGTCCTTCAGACCCACTCGGCTGCGCCATTGCCACGCCGCCCGTCGTCAGCCCGGCGAGCATCGTTGCCATCCCGATCTTGTGAAATGTCGAGGCCATGCGTGTCTTCTCCCGTCGAATCTCTCGCACCTGTGCGGGGCGAGGCGGGGAGAGTGTGATCGTCCACGCGCCCGGTCGCCATGGAGCGCGACTGGAGAAGATCTGGCGATTTCCTGACGCCGTAAGTGGTGCGCTCTCAGCGGCTTGTGAGATGGTTGTGGCGCACACCACCATGTCCCAGCCCGGTCCACGCGCGTCGTACCGCCTGCGGGACGTCGTCCTCGACGTCGGCGCCTACACCCTGCGCCGCGACGGACGCGTCATCCGCCTCGAGCGGCAGCCCATGGACCTGCTGATCCTGCTGGTCGAACGCCGCGGGCAACTGGTCACGCGAGCGGAGATCGTCGACGCCCTGTGGGGGCAGGACGTCTTCGTTGACGTCGAAACCGGCGTCCACACGGCGATCCGCAAGATCCGCCAGGCCTTGCGTGACGCGCCTGACGCGCCCACGTTCATCGAGACCGTTCCGGGGAAGGGCTATCGGTTCGTCGCTCCCGTCGAGGCCACGGCGATGGCGGCCGTCTCACCCTCCGCGGCACCGGCCGGCAGCCCAGTCGCGCAGGTGGCGCAGGAGCTTCCACTCCTGGCCGATGAGGTGACTCCGGGCCGGACTCGTCGCGAGTGGGTGCGATCGGTCGCGGCGGTTGCCAGCCTCCTCGTGGCCCTCGCTGCCCTGGCAAGCTTCGTCGGCTGGCCGGCGACCCGCCGCGTGGGGGTCACCGAACCTGACGCGGCGCTGACCATCGCGGTGCTGCCCTTCGAACTCCTGGGTGGCGACCCGGCCAACGCCTATCTCGCCGACGGCCTGATGGAGGACACCATCGCGTCGCTGGGCCGGATCGATCCCGGCTGCATCACGGTGATCGGCCGCACGTCCATGCAGGCCTATCGTCGCACGACCAAGTCGATCGCCGAGATCGGTCGCGAGCTCGGCGCCGACTATCTCGTGGAGGGCTCGGTGCGCGCCGAGGGGGAGCGATTGCGGATCACGAGCCGGTTGGTTCGCCCGGCCGACCAGGTCCAGGTGTGGTCGCAGTCCTTCGATCGGGTCGTGGGCAGCACGTTTGGCATCCAGCAGGAGTTGAGCCGGTCGATCGCGGACCAAGTGCACATCCGGCTCTCACCCGCCGCCAGTGAGGCGCTCGACCGCCGGCATTCGCGCAACGAGGAGGCGTTCGACCAGTTCCTGCGTGGCCGGGCTGCGTTCCATCACCGCACGCCCGAAGGCATGCGGGATGCCGTCGCCGCGTTCCAGCGGGCCACCGAGCTTGATCCGGAGTACGCCCTGGCCTGGGCGAGTCTCGGCATGTCTCACGCGACCCGCGCCATCAACGCCGACGCCGACCCCCGCGTCGCGCTCCGGTTGTCGCGAGAGGCCGCGCAACAGGCGGTGAAGCTCGATTCCGATCTGGCCGAAGCACAGTACACGCTCGGCTACGTGCGCTGGCTGCTCGAATGGGACTGGGACGGTGCCGAGACGGCATTCCGTCGCGCCACTGCGCTCGATCCGAGCTTCGGCCTCGTACACCAGTCGCTGGGACGTTTGCTCTCGCAATCGGGCCGACACGCCGACGCGAACGCGGAACTGCGCCGCGCACGAGAACTCGATCCCCTCGATCCGGTACCGGCGGCGATGTCGTCGCAGGCGGCGTTCCAGGCAAGGGACTTCCGTGCGGCGCTCGAGCTCGCCCATCGGACGATCGCGATCAATCCTGGCTTCTGGTACGGCTACCAGATGCAGGCACAGGCCGAAGCACAACTCGACTCGACCGCCTCGGCGATGCAGTCCGTGCAGCGCGCGATTCAGCTATCCGGACGCAACAGCAAGCCCGTCTCGCTACACGGCTACTTGCTCGGCCGGAACGGTCAGGCCGCCGAGGCGCGGGCGCTGATTGCCTCGCTCGAGGCGCAAGCGGCAAAGACGTACGTGCCTCCTTACACGATGGCGCTCATCCAGGCCGGTCTCGGCGACCGCGACGGCGTGTTCGACTGGCTCGAACGTGCCTACGCCGTGCGCGACGTCCACCTGATCTACCTGCCCGTCGACGTGAAGTGGGACCCCTATCGCTCCGATCCGCGTTTCGCCTCGATCCTCGCGCGCTGCGGCTTCACGACCCGCTAGGACCCGCTACGCAATGCCGGAATGCCGGAATGCCGGGAATGTCGAAGGCCCGGGTGTAGGCGTCGAGCTTGCTCGACGCTCGCTGCGATCGCCCGTCGACCAAGGTCGACGGCTACGTGAGAATGCCGAACGCCGAATAGCGAAGGCCCAAGGCCCAAGGCCGATGGCCGAAGGCCCTGTGGTGTAGGCGTCGAGCTTGCTCGACGCGATAGATCGACGTCGGGCTGGGACAGCCCGACGCTACCTCGGCGAATCCCGAATCCCGACTCCCGACTCCCGACTCCCGACTCCCGAATTGGCCCACCGATGATTCCGTGCCCCGGCGCCGGTCAATCAGGCAGACGGACGTGTCAGGGCTCAGTCCAGACCGTGCGTCTCATCGAGAAGAAACGGAGGCCATCGCCATGTGTCCAGCGTGCATCACGTCGTCCACCACCCTGCTTGCGGGCGGACTGTCCGCTGGCGGACTGGTGGCCTTCCTTGCCACGGCGTTCGGCGGCCGAGTCCGCGCGTCGACGTCAGGCCAGGCCGGTAATGCGGAGCCCAGATCGGAGCACACCATGGAAGGTCCAGCAATCGTGACCCACGACAAGTGGCTGACGGCGCGTATTGCGCTGCTCGAGAAGGAAAAGGCGCTGACGCGCGCCAGGGACGCGCTCGCGGCCGAACGTCGGCAGTTGCCGATGGTGAAGGTCGAGAAGCGATATGTCTTCGACACCCCCGACGGCCCGCGCACGCTTGCCGAGCTGTTCGATGGTCGGAACCAGCTGGTGGTGTACCACTTCATGTTCGCGCCGGGGTGGGTGGAGGGGTGCCCGAGTTGCTCGCTGCTCGGCGATCACCTCGATCCGAGTGCCGTCCACCTCGCGCAGCGGGACGTCACGGTTGCCGTCGTCTCGCGGGCGACGTTGCCGGAGATCAACCGCTTCAAGCGGCGCATGGGATGGCAGTTCACCTGGGTGTCATCGCATGCGTCGGACTTCAATCGTGACTTCCATGTCTCGTTCACGCCCGATGACGTTGCCAGCGGACGGGGCATCTACAACTTCCGCGAGCAGGGATTCCCAGCCGAAGAGGCGCCGGGCTTCAGCGTCTTCTTCAAGGACGACGCCGGGCAGGTCTACCACACGTACTCGACGTACGCGCGCGGCGGCGAGCCCTTCATCGGCGTGTACACGTTCCTGGACATGGTGCCGAAAGGTCGTGACGAGGACGGCCTCGCGTTCACGATGTCGTGGGTACGCCATCACGACCGATACGACGAGTCGTATCGCGTGGATCGGTCGCGCCAGTACGCCCAGCCTGCCGCGAAGGCCGACTGTTGTGACCCACTGCAGCCCGCATGAGGGAGTTGGGCCGGGCTCGCAGAGCCAGCCCTACCAGCGCGTTCGCACGAGTCCGATGTCGGCGTCAGATGGCGCTGCTGGACCACTGTTCGCCGCAGTGCAGGACGACGGCGCGCTGACCGGCGGCACGGCAGGCCTCGACGAACGTCGCCGGGTCTGCCGTGTTGAACGCGAACATCTCGTAGTGGCAGGGAATGGCCACACGCGCCCCGATGTCGTGCGCGAGCGCGGCCGCCTCGCCGGCGTCGAGGTTCCCGGCGACGCGACGCTCCGGCGCCCGTCCGTTGATCGGGAGCAGGGCGACGTCGACGGCGTGAGGGCGCAGCGCGTCGGCCATGCCCTCGAAACGCACGGTGTCGCCCGAGTGATACAGCGTCCAGGCGCCGCAGCGAACGACGTAGCCGACGTATTGCGGATCGAGCGCCTCGTGCGCTGCTGGAACGGCCTCGATGCGGAATGGGCCGACGTCCACGTGCTGGCCGATGGCGAGCCCCACCAGCACCTGGGGGTCGATCTGCAGGCGGCTCGCCACCAAGCCCCTGTTCGGTTCGGCGACGACGATCGCCAGGCCGGGATTGGCGTGCCGCAGCGGCCCCAGCGTCTCCGCGTCCAGATGGTCGGTGTGGTTGTGGCTCGACGTGACGATGTCGATGAAGTCGAGGCGAGCGGGATCGATCAGACGTTCGGTCATCCGCACATGCGGCTTGTCGGTGTTCGCGTACTTGGCGGTGAGTGCATCCGACAGGTACGGATCCAGCAGGAGGTGGGCGCCGTCGAACTGCACAAGGAAGCCACTCTGCCCGAGCCACCAGAGGCGCACGTGTCCGTCGCGCGCGTCAGCGGCGCCGATGTCGAGCAACAGTTCGTCGTCCTTCTGCACCGGCACGATCACGGCAGCGCGAGCTCCTCGCGCACCCGCCGGACGCCCTCGACCATGGTCGCGAGCTTGCGTTTCGCCGCCCAGCGCGCGGTCTGGCTGAGGCCGCAATCCGGCGCGAAGGCCAGCCGCTCCGGGCGTGCGAACGCCAGGCAGCGGCGAACGCGGGCGGCCACATCCTCGGGCGTCTCGATGTAGTAGCTCTTCACGTCGATGATGCCAACCGCGACGTCCATGCGCTCTGCGATGCCTTCGATCACCTCGAGCTCCGCGAACTCGCGACTTGCCATCTCCACGTGCAGCTCGTCGACGTGCGCGTCGAGGAACGCCGGGAAGAGCGGCGCATAGCTGCGCGGCGCCACCGCGCGGGCCTTGAAATTGCCGAAGCACAGGTGCGTCGAGAGCCGCGTGCGGCCACGCACGCCCTCGACCGTGTCGTTGAACAGGGTCACGAACCGTCGTGGATCCTCGCGATGCGCGTAGCAGCTCATCGACGGCTCGTCGACGCAGACATCGCGGCAGCCTGCGGCCACCAGCGCCTCCAGTTCCGCACGCACGATCGGCATCAGGGCCTCGGCGACTGCCCAGCGATCCGGATAATGACCCCCGGGCACGAGGCGGCCGCTCAGCGTGTACGGGCCGGGCACGCTGGCCTTGAGTCCGACACCGGCTGGCGCGAGGCGTTGCAGCCGCCGAAAGTCCTCGACGGTACCGAGGCCTCGCGGCGCCAACAGGTCTCCGATGACTGCGTGCTTGCCTCGTTGATCGTGCCCGGGCGGCCCGAACCGCCGCCGCGACGCCCCTTCGGGCGCCAGCCCCTCGAGGAAGCCATAGAAGGACAGGTTGAAGTCGAGGCGCGTCTGCTCGCCGTCACTGATGGCGTCGAGCCCGGCGTCCGCCTGATCCTTCACGGCGACCGCGACCGCATCCTCCACCATCTCGGCGACATCATCGACGCCGAAGGCCTCCATGTGTCCGGTGGCGAACTCGAGCCACGCGGGGAACGGGTAGCTGCCGATGACGGTCGTGCGCAGGGCGTGCGGCATGCCCGTAGTGTAGAAGGCTTTGACGAGGGTGGATGCCTGTTCCACACTGTCGCGCATGCAGACCGGGCGTCTCGATGGCCTGTCGGTCGTGGTCGTCGGCGGGACGTCCGGCATGGGCCTGTCGTCCGCCCTCGCGTGCCTCCGTGAAGGCGCGCAGGTGACGGTGGCCGGACGCGACGACATCCATGCGGCGAACGCTGCGGAGCGGCTCGGCCCGGAGACGCCCTGCGTCCTCGGCGATGCCACCGATGCTGAGCTCGCCCCCCGCGTATTCGCAGCCGCGCTCGAGCGGTTCGGGCGTGTGGACGGCGTCTTCCACGTCGCCGGCGGCAGCGGCCGACGGTTCGGCGACGGCCGCCTGGATCAGCTCAGCGATGAGGGCTGGCAGCAGACCATCGACCTGAACCTCACGACGCTGTTCCACACCAATCGAGCAGCCGTGCGGTATTTCCTGGGCGCCGCGCACGGTGGCTCGATCGTCAACATGGCGTCGGTACTGGCGTTTGCGCCCGCGTCGGCACATTTCGGGACGCATGCGTACGCGGCTGCCAAGGCAGCAGTCATCGGGCTGACGACCAGTTGCGCCGCCTGCTACGCGAGTCGGGACATCCGCTTCAACGTCGTCGCACCGGCGCTCGTGGATACGCCCATGGCACGGCGTGCGGTCGGTGACCCGGAGATCTCCGCCTACATCGCCCACAGGCAACCGCTCGACGGCGGCCGGGCCGCCAGGCCCGACGACGTGGATGGCGCGGTGGTGTTCCTGCTGTCGCACGAGGCGCGATTCGTGACCGGCCAGGTGCTCGCCGTCGACGGTGGCTGGTGCGTGAGCGCATGAGTGCCACGGCGATCGGCATCGACATCGGCGGCACCTTCACCAAGATCGTCGTGCTCGATGGCGACGGGGCGGTCGTCCATCGCGAGCGCATGCCAACCGACCCCGGCACGGCCAGTCGCCTGCCTGGCGACGTCGGTCGCGCGATCGAACGCATCGAGTCTGCGTTCGGTGCAACCGATGCCATCGGCATCGCGTGTCCGGGGCTGGTCCGGCGGCAGGGTGACGCGGTCCACTGGATGCGCGGCCGCCTCGATGTGCTCGAGGGCCTCGACTGGACTCGCGCGTTGGACCGGCGCGCCCCGGTACGCGTCATCAACGACGCACAGGCGGCCCTGGCGGGGGAGTGCGCGATCGGCGCCGGCCGCGGCTGCCGCGACGTCGTGCTGATCACGATTGGCACCGGCGTCGGCGGCGCGATCATGTGTGATGGCCGCGTGCTCTCGGGCCACGTCGGCCGTGCCGGTCACCTCGGGCATATCGCCCTCCAGGTCCCTGGCGACAAGGACATCGTCAACACGCCGGGAAGCCTCGAGGACGCGATCGGCAACTGCACGATCGCGGCGCGCACGGGTGGGCGTTTCACGACGACGGCCGACCTGGTGGCGGCACACCGGCAGGGCGACGTGGACGCCACGCGGGCCTGGGAAAAGAGCGTGATGCTGCTGGGCGCCGGCCTGGCGTCGATCGTGAACGCGGTCGATCCGGCGCGGATCATCCTCGGCGGCGGCATCGCCACGCACGCCGGTGATGCGCTGCTGGTGCCATTGCGACACTGGATGGATGAATTCGAATGGCGCCCGTGCGGCACGGGTGTCGAGATCGTCATCGCCACACTCGGCGAAGAAGCGGGCGCCATCGGGGCCGCGGCGCACGCGAGGGAGCAGATCACATGACCCCGTCGGATCAATACCTCCTGGCCTGTGCGGGCCTCGTGGACACAGTGCGACGCCAGCACCAGGCCATCGTCACGGCCGCGGACTGGTTCGCGCGCAGTATCGTCGCGGGGCGCATGGTCCACGTGTTCGGATCGGGCCACAGCCGGATCATGGTCGAGGAGATGTGGCCGCGCTATGGGTCGTTCCCGGGTTTCAACCCGATCGTCGAACTCTCGCTCACGTTCCACAATCCGGTGGTCGGAGCCAACGGGCAACGGCAGGCGATGTTCCTGGAGAACGTCTCGGGGCTGGCCGAGCGGATCCTGCGCAACTTCGCCCTCTCGCCGCAGGACTCGGCACTCGTGATCAGCTCGAGCGGGTGCAACGTCGTACCGATCGAGATGGCGGAGGAGTTCCAGCGCCGGGGCGTCCGCGTCGTGTCGATCATCAGTCGCGCCCACAGCGACGCGAGCACGAGCCGGCGTCAGGACGGCCGAAAGCTGCAGGACTTCTCCGACGTGGTCCTCGACACCGGGGCGCCCGTGGGCGATGCGATGGTACGGGTGGAGGGCCTCGACACGCCGGTCGCGCCTGGCTCGACCGTGGGCGGCTGCCTGCTCGTGAATTGCCTGAAGGCGGAGATCGCGCACCGGCTCACGCAAGCCGGCCACGCCCCGCGGGTGCTCACGGCAAGTGCGCTCATCGGCGCCGAGCGGGCCACGACG includes:
- a CDS encoding DUF899 domain-containing protein, which gives rise to MEGPAIVTHDKWLTARIALLEKEKALTRARDALAAERRQLPMVKVEKRYVFDTPDGPRTLAELFDGRNQLVVYHFMFAPGWVEGCPSCSLLGDHLDPSAVHLAQRDVTVAVVSRATLPEINRFKRRMGWQFTWVSSHASDFNRDFHVSFTPDDVASGRGIYNFREQGFPAEEAPGFSVFFKDDAGQVYHTYSTYARGGEPFIGVYTFLDMVPKGRDEDGLAFTMSWVRHHDRYDESYRVDRSRQYAQPAAKADCCDPLQPA
- a CDS encoding cobalamin-independent methionine synthase II family protein; its protein translation is MPHALRTTVIGSYPFPAWLEFATGHMEAFGVDDVAEMVEDAVAVAVKDQADAGLDAISDGEQTRLDFNLSFYGFLEGLAPEGASRRRFGPPGHDQRGKHAVIGDLLAPRGLGTVEDFRRLQRLAPAGVGLKASVPGPYTLSGRLVPGGHYPDRWAVAEALMPIVRAELEALVAAGCRDVCVDEPSMSCYAHREDPRRFVTLFNDTVEGVRGRTRLSTHLCFGNFKARAVAPRSYAPLFPAFLDAHVDELHVEMASREFAELEVIEGIAERMDVAVGIIDVKSYYIETPEDVAARVRRCLAFARPERLAFAPDCGLSQTARWAAKRKLATMVEGVRRVREELALP
- a CDS encoding sugar isomerase domain-containing protein → MTPSDQYLLACAGLVDTVRRQHQAIVTAADWFARSIVAGRMVHVFGSGHSRIMVEEMWPRYGSFPGFNPIVELSLTFHNPVVGANGQRQAMFLENVSGLAERILRNFALSPQDSALVISSSGCNVVPIEMAEEFQRRGVRVVSIISRAHSDASTSRRQDGRKLQDFSDVVLDTGAPVGDAMVRVEGLDTPVAPGSTVGGCLLVNCLKAEIAHRLTQAGHAPRVLTASALIGAERATTLFESAYDEHAHRLSRLFATAGPS
- a CDS encoding ROK family protein, encoding MSATAIGIDIGGTFTKIVVLDGDGAVVHRERMPTDPGTASRLPGDVGRAIERIESAFGATDAIGIACPGLVRRQGDAVHWMRGRLDVLEGLDWTRALDRRAPVRVINDAQAALAGECAIGAGRGCRDVVLITIGTGVGGAIMCDGRVLSGHVGRAGHLGHIALQVPGDKDIVNTPGSLEDAIGNCTIAARTGGRFTTTADLVAAHRQGDVDATRAWEKSVMLLGAGLASIVNAVDPARIILGGGIATHAGDALLVPLRHWMDEFEWRPCGTGVEIVIATLGEEAGAIGAAAHAREQIT
- a CDS encoding serine hydrolase, producing MTRLLHALATTCSLAALLVSLPAAPAFAQPAAAELDAVVTAAFVPDQPGGAVLVVKDGKVLFRKAIGMASMELGVPLQPDTIFRLGSITKQFTAAAIMMLVEEGKVSLTDPVEKYVPGYPTQGHVITVEHLLTHTSGIQSYTDIPGWFPGRIRADMAVLDLVDAFKKEPMQFAPGTRYAYNNSAYVLLGAIIEKAAGTTYEQFLTTRIFTPLGMTRTFYGSNEPIIRGRAQGYTRDDGVVKNSQFLSMTQPYAAGSLVSTLDDLARWDAALYTDRVVKAESLARMWTPYLLKDGSSTRYGYGFQVGDMRGQQAIEHGGGIPGFSTYALRLPQEHVYVVVLCNSDNPRVAPGYLARRLAAMAIGKPFPERTAITVESSVLARYVGTYSNDARDVRRTVTVEGSRIYLQRGGRPKVEIKAASATEFFLENSLTFVRFDVSADGKDATLLYYGDGSDTPERSRRISDTAPSAAPATTGPAGQRQP
- a CDS encoding SDR family NAD(P)-dependent oxidoreductase produces the protein MQTGRLDGLSVVVVGGTSGMGLSSALACLREGAQVTVAGRDDIHAANAAERLGPETPCVLGDATDAELAPRVFAAALERFGRVDGVFHVAGGSGRRFGDGRLDQLSDEGWQQTIDLNLTTLFHTNRAAVRYFLGAAHGGSIVNMASVLAFAPASAHFGTHAYAAAKAAVIGLTTSCAACYASRDIRFNVVAPALVDTPMARRAVGDPEISAYIAHRQPLDGGRAARPDDVDGAVVFLLSHEARFVTGQVLAVDGGWCVSA
- a CDS encoding winged helix-turn-helix domain-containing tetratricopeptide repeat protein gives rise to the protein MSQPGPRASYRLRDVVLDVGAYTLRRDGRVIRLERQPMDLLILLVERRGQLVTRAEIVDALWGQDVFVDVETGVHTAIRKIRQALRDAPDAPTFIETVPGKGYRFVAPVEATAMAAVSPSAAPAGSPVAQVAQELPLLADEVTPGRTRREWVRSVAAVASLLVALAALASFVGWPATRRVGVTEPDAALTIAVLPFELLGGDPANAYLADGLMEDTIASLGRIDPGCITVIGRTSMQAYRRTTKSIAEIGRELGADYLVEGSVRAEGERLRITSRLVRPADQVQVWSQSFDRVVGSTFGIQQELSRSIADQVHIRLSPAASEALDRRHSRNEEAFDQFLRGRAAFHHRTPEGMRDAVAAFQRATELDPEYALAWASLGMSHATRAINADADPRVALRLSREAAQQAVKLDSDLAEAQYTLGYVRWLLEWDWDGAETAFRRATALDPSFGLVHQSLGRLLSQSGRHADANAELRRARELDPLDPVPAAMSSQAAFQARDFRAALELAHRTIAINPGFWYGYQMQAQAEAQLDSTASAMQSVQRAIQLSGRNSKPVSLHGYLLGRNGQAAEARALIASLEAQAAKTYVPPYTMALIQAGLGDRDGVFDWLERAYAVRDVHLIYLPVDVKWDPYRSDPRFASILARCGFTTR
- a CDS encoding dienelactone hydrolase family protein, producing MPASLPVTRRQFLDTLAAAPATAAWSRGLERPSSRAQPGAVAEGAPPDLPRSLRPAEADLGANFEAVRAIDPGASYPGSFLSGRFASLDAFTTQGRASILDAYGYRPPPVAPAAEVLDRFEGADFIREKVLFSTTPQFRVPAYVHIPKRLTGPAPAIVDLHSHGGMFLFGKEKVIDFGRNHPAMTTYHTGNYESRPTATALVKRGYVVITIDAFMFGERRVLMDGDLSAGWERAAYTVDDVQRLNQVCRAKESTLAKTLTVLGISWPGIVAWDDMRTVDYLLTRPEVDPARVGCVGVSFGGWRSLFLSALDPRIRAGCIVGFMSTIRSMLRRHVDTHSWVHFVPGLHRHLDLPDVVSLNAPRPLLVQQCRRDGLFPLEGMEAAVKTVAEAYAKAGIAERFTSRFYDVPHQFNVQMQEDAFAWFDTQLRRD
- a CDS encoding MBL fold metallo-hydrolase — its product is MIVPVQKDDELLLDIGAADARDGHVRLWWLGQSGFLVQFDGAHLLLDPYLSDALTAKYANTDKPHVRMTERLIDPARLDFIDIVTSSHNHTDHLDAETLGPLRHANPGLAIVVAEPNRGLVASRLQIDPQVLVGLAIGQHVDVGPFRIEAVPAAHEALDPQYVGYVVRCGAWTLYHSGDTVRFEGMADALRPHAVDVALLPINGRAPERRVAGNLDAGEAAALAHDIGARVAIPCHYEMFAFNTADPATFVEACRAAGQRAVVLHCGEQWSSSAI